In Chelmon rostratus isolate fCheRos1 chromosome 20, fCheRos1.pri, whole genome shotgun sequence, a single window of DNA contains:
- the sox32 gene encoding SRY-box transcription factor 32 — MRFSRDPAAFQLCANMFEGEDSGSADAEQMSEVRSPCSGPSSPLSVNSDSSCTSPEAKSASAQQRVRRPLNAFIIWTKEERRRLAHLNPDLENTDLSKILGKTWKAMSLAEKRPYMQEAERLRVQHTIDYPNYKYRPRRRKQLKKGSKPSGADASAPLPSLCSSGFAAPYNLAYLLQNQQPSYPSPHAYPSSPAHFTPLSSSYPNTPVFPDTTAADAFPHKPELYPSPPAYPAEPQVYFGSQHGHMQCGFSSSTGPHVDLGESRVYGGLLYPAAPSLEFYLEQVQLDMLYDLDRSEFEQYLGPTPHRPESVDPCSYHQQSSHREGRSLS; from the exons ATGCGTTTCAGCCGCGACCCCGCCGCTTTCCAGCTCTGCGCGAACATGTTCGAGGGCGAAGACTCGGGTTCCGCAGACGCGGAGCAGATGAGCGAGGTGCGCTCGCCGTGTTCAGGGCCCTCCAGCCCGCTGTCCGTGAACTCGGACTCCAGCTGCACCAGCCCCGAGGCCAAGTCTGCCTCAGCGCAGCAGAGGGTCAGGAGGCCCCTGAACGCCTTCATCATCTGGACCAAAGAGGAGCGCAGGCGGCTGGCGCATCTAAACCCAGACCTGGAGAACACGGATCTGAGCAAAATACTCG GAAAAACCTGGAAGGCCATGTCTCTGGCTGAGAAGCGTCCGTACATGCAGGAAGCTGAGCGTCTCAGGGTCCAGCACACCATCGACTATCCCAACTACAAGTACAGGCCCCgcaggaggaagcagctgaagaagGGCTCCAAGCCTTCGGGCGCAGACGCCTCCGCTCCCCTGCCCTCGCTCTGCAGCTCCGGCTTCGCAGCGCCCTACAACCTCGCCTACCTGCTCCAGAACCAGCAGCCGTCCTACCCAAGCCCCCACGCTTACCCGAGCTCCCCAGCTCACTTCACCCCTTTGAGCAGCAGCTACCCAAACACTCCAGTTTTTCCAGACACAACAGCAGCGGACGCTTTCCCACATAAGCCCGAGCTGTACCCAAGCCCGCCTGCCTACCCTGCAGAGCCTCAGGTGTATTTTGGCAGTCAGCACGGGCACATGCAGTGTGGTTTCTCCAGCTCTACAGGTCCCCATGTGGATTTGGGGGAGTCTAGGGTTTATGGGGGTCTGCTGTATCCTGCTGCTCCCTCCCTGGAGTTTTACCTGGAACAGGTTCAGCTGGACATGCTGTACGATCTGGACCGCAGCGAGTTCGAACAGTACCTGGGTCCGACCCCTCACAGGCCTGAGTCAGTGGATCCCTGCAGCTAccatcagcagagcagccacagAGAGGGCCGCTCACTGTCATAA
- the mrpl15 gene encoding 39S ribosomal protein L15, mitochondrial gives MSFPKKPGGKALDVLHNLPRITLANLRPEPGARKTEKRRGRGQHGGNRSGRGHKGERQRGTRPRLGFEGGQTPFYLAIPKYGYNEGHSRRPQYQPLSLRRLQYLIDLGRVDPTQPIDLTQLVNARGVTIQPLKRDFGVQLVDEGAEIFAAKINIEVQRASEGAIAAIERNGGVISTSFFDPISLGILIKPVPFFLRGQPIPKRMLPGEDMVPYYTDAENRGYLADPEKIQQARLALAQKYGYILPDISKDELYHMLSMRKDVRQIFFGLAPGWVVNMPEKKILKPTDEKLLKYYSS, from the exons ATGTCTTTCCCCAAAAAACCTGGTGGTAAAGCCTTAGATGTTTTGCACAATCTGCCGCGGATAACTTTAGCAAACTTGCGGCCTGAACCAGGAGCCAGAAAGACG GAGAAACGGCGGGGCAGAGGGCAACATGGTGGCAACAGAAGCGGTCGAGGTCATAAAGGAGAGCGACAAAGAGGCACCCGGCCTCGGCTGGGATTTGAGGGGGGTCAGACCCCCTTTTACCTGGCCATTCCAAAATATGGCTACAATGAAGGACACAG TCGCCGTCCTCAGTACCAGCCTCTGTCGCTGAGACGACTGCAGTACCTGATTGATCTGGGACGAGTTGATCCGACCCAGCCCATAGACCTGACCCAGCTAGTCAATGCCAGAGGGGTGACAATCCAGCCTTTGAAGAGGGACTTTGGAGTCCAGCTTGTTGATGAG GGTGCGGAGATTTTTGCTGCAAAAATCAACATTGAGGTTCAGAGAGCTTCTGAAGGAGCTATAGCTGCTATTGAGAGAAACGGAGGGGTCATCAGTACCAGTTTCTTTGACCCTATAAGTCTTG GGATTCTTATCAAGCCCGTCCCATTCTTCTTGCGTGGGCAGCCCATCCCAAAGCGAATGCTACCAGGAGAGGACATGGTCCCGTACTACACAGATGCTGAAAACCGGGGTTACTTGGCAGACCCGGAGAAAATCCAGCAGGCCCGGCTAGCTCTGGCCCAGAAGTATGGATATATTTTGCCAGACATTTCAAAGGATGAACTGTATCACATGCTCTCCATGAGGAAGGATGTTCGACAGATCTTCTTTGGCCTCGCTCCAGGCTGGGTCGTTAACATGCCAGAGAAGAAGATTCTGAAACCGACTGATGAGAAACTTCTGAAATATTACAGTTCATAA
- the lypla1 gene encoding acyl-protein thioesterase 1 produces the protein MCGNNMSAPLPAIVPAARKATAAVIFLHGLGDTGHGWAEAFAGIRIPHVKYICPHAPTMPVTLNMRMSMPSWFDIYGLSPDADEDETGIKRASENIKALIDQEVKNGIPSHRIILGGFSQGGALSLYTALTTQQKLAGVVALSCWLPLRNSFPQASANSANKDMHVLQCHGDADPLVPFIFGSQTAEKMKSLISPSNITFKSYRGLPHSACPEEMVDIKRFIEKQLPPISDE, from the exons ATGTGCGGCAATAACATGTCAGCGCCCTTACCTGCCATTGTGCCTGCTGCCCGGAAAGCCACTGCGGCG gTGATATTTCTGCATGGCCTTGGTGATACGGG GCATGGCTGGGCAGAAGCGTTCGCAGGCATCAGGATACCACATGTGAAATACATCTGTCCACACGC TCCCACCATGCCTGTTACTTTGAACATGAGAATGTCCATGCCTTCTTG GTTTGACATCTATGGGTTGAGCccagatgcagatgaagatgagacTGGTATTAAAAGAGCGTCAGAGAACA TTAAAGCCTTGATTGACCAAGAAGTAAAGAATGGAATACCTTCCCACAGAATTATCCTTGGTGGATTTTCACAG gGTGGAGCTCTGTCTCTCTACACGGCTTTGACAACTCAGCAGAAGCTAGCTGGAGTGGTTGCTCTGAGCTGCTGGCTCCCTCTCCGTAACTCCTTCCCTCAG GCTTCCGCCAACAGTGCTAACAAGGACATGCATGTCCTACAATGCCACGGGGACGCGGACCCCCTGGTCCCCTTCATATTTGGCAGCCAGACGGCAGAGAAGATGAAAAGCCTCATCAGTCCATCCAACATCACCTTCAAGTCGTATCGGGGTCTACCTCACAGCGCCTGTCCAGAG GAAATGGTGGATATCAAACGATTCATAGAGAAGCAGCTTCCTCCCATCAGTGATGAGTGA
- the LOC121624152 gene encoding regulator of G-protein signaling 20 — MGSERVEMRKRQMQVHQEAAASVLQARHRMGNTPTNASNACCFCWCCCCSCSCLTVRSEDETIQRSTFERRTEGTTNCEESLKPTLEDARSWPTSFEKVMKSAAGRSCFRQFLRTEFSEENMMFWLACEELKKETNKTVVEEKVRQIYEDFISILSPKEVSLDSHVRDVINRNMLEPTSHTFEEAQQQIYTLMQRDSYPRYINSAAYTDLLKSLEEPPPEP, encoded by the exons ATGGGCTCGGAGCGGGTGGAGATGCGTAAGAGACAGATGCAGGTTCATCAGGAAGCAGCTGCCAGTGTCCTCCAAGCGCGCCACAGAATGGGAAACACCCCCACCAACGCCTCAAAcgcctgctgcttctgctggtgctgctgctgcagctgctcctg tttgaCTGTTAGGAGTGAGGATGAGACAATACAGAGGTCCACTTTTGAGCGCAGGACAGAGGGGACCACTAACTGTGAAGAAAG TCTGAAGCCTACCCTGGAAGACGCGCGCTCATGGCCGACGTCATTTGAAAAGGTGATGAAGAGTGCAGCCGGTCGCAGCTGCTTCAGGCAGTTCCTGCGGACAGAGTTCAGCGAGGAGAACATGATGTTCTGGCTCGCTTGCGAGGAGCTGAAAAAGGAGACCAACAAGactgtggtggaggagaaagtcCGTCAAATTTATGAGGACTTCATCTCAATCCTCTCCCCTAAAGAG GTCAGTTTGGATTCACACGTTCGGGACGTGATAAACCGCAACATGCTGGAGCCGACCTCGCACACGTTCGAGGAGGCTCAGCAGCAGATCTACACGCTGATGCAGAGAGACTCGTACCCCCGCTACATAAACTCAGCTGCATACACAGACCTGCTGAAGAGCCTGGAGGAGCCTCCCCCGGAGCCATAG